The Aerococcaceae bacterium DSM 111021 region GATCTGCCCATTTCGCTGTTAATTCTAAGTTTTGATTAGCGCTAGTAATAACAAAACGCCCTCTGTGGAAACCAAAATTATTTGTTCTAGTTATTTTTTTATCTCCGTCGGGCCTTTCTAATACTGGGAGTACGTCATAACTATCATTTGAACCAGTTATATTTGCTTTATCCCATGTAAAATACACACCGTATCGCTGATCATTCCCTTTTGAAACATACGCATTCCAGTCATGCTCAAATGCCTCATTATCGATTAAGCCTTTTTGGTATAGTTCACCAAAATACTCAATCCCTTTACGATATGCTTCATCATCTGCCGTATAGTTTAGTGTATGGTCATTATTAACTACTAAGTGATTATCATTGTCCCCATCACCACCAAAAGCTGCCATTAATATTTTGAAGTCTTCATTTCCACCCTGATCAATGAAACTCAATGGAATCTCATCAGCTTCACCATTTCCATTCGGGTCATCATTTTTAAAGGCTTCTAAAACAACCATTAAGTCATCTGTGGTTTCAGGCATCTCAAGACCAAGGTTATCTAACCATTCAACATTAATCCAAGCCATTCCATTAACAGTATGAATAGACTCCTTACCTTCTCCTAATTCTTCAATCCATGGGAATGAATACATATTCCCATCTGGGGCAGTCGCTAATTCTTTGTATTGAGGATATTTTTCATAGATGGCATTTAAATTAGGCATAAATTCTTCTACCAAGTCATTAACTGGAACGATCACCCCATCTTCAGCCCAAGATAATAACTCTTGATCACTTGCAGCTGAATTAAACATGGCATCAGGTAAATCACCTGCCGCAATAGCTAGGTTACGTTGTTCAGCGTAATCATCAACAATATTATTCCATTCAATATGGACTCCTGTATCTTCTTCTAATCGTTGGAATATTAGCTTTTCATTTGGATCAGATGGTGCTAATGGTGATGAATTGGTCATTAAATTTAAAGTAACCTCTTCTTGTAATGGGAATTCAATATTTTCTAATTCATAATCTACTGCTGAAGTGCCTGAACCTCCACTGTTACCACATCCTGCTAATATAAATGACGCTGTAAGTAAAGATGCTCCTAAAATAAATTGTTTTTTCTTCATGTCTTTTTTCCTTTCGTATATAATATTAAGAAATATTTTTTTACTTGAATTAACCTTTAATAGAACCTTGCACGACACCTTCTTCAAAGTATTTTTGAAAGAAAGGAAACATAATAAGTAAGGGCGCACTTGAAACAACAATTGTTGAATATTTGATGAGTTCTGCTATCTTCTGCATTTCAGCCATAGCAGTTTGAGCACCAATCATATTAGATTGAGGCTGATTTTGTACTAATATTCTTCGCAGTACAAGTTGTAATGGTTCTAATTCAGGACTGCTAATATATATCATTGCTTCAAAGTAACTGTTCCACATCCCCACAAAAGAATATAGAAACACTACAAACATGATGGGTTTACTTAAGGGCAAAATCATTTTAATAAAAATTTGGATATCATTCGCTCCATCAATTTTTGCTGCTTCCATCATTTCATCTGGTAATCCTCTGACAAACACCGTTGCAAGTAATAGATGCCCAACAGATAAAGATCCTGGCAGTATCAAGGCCCATGGAGTATTTAACATACCAAGATTTCTAATTAGTAAGTAAGTTGGAACTAAGCCTCCTCCGAAAAACATCGTTATTCCGAAGAAAATCATTAATGGCTTTTTAAACATCAAGTCTTTTCGACTCAATGGATAAGCTGCCGTCATTGTGACTAAAACATTCATAACTCCAAAACCAAGTGAGTATAAGAATGAGTTAACGAACCCTCTTAATATTGATGAATCAGCTAATACTCGAGAATAACCCTCTAAAGTCCAATCACTCGCATTAAAACTTATACCATCATTAATTAAGACTGTTGGGTCCATAAAACTAGCTGCTAATATATAGATAACAGGCAATATAATTGACGCAACAACTAGCATGAGTAGAAGTGAATTGATTATCTTAAACAATCGATCTCTACCGTCATAAGCTAAGGTTTTCATTTTGCGACCACCTTTCTATTATTCATTCTGTTAATAATTAGTGTTGTAGCTAATAGTAATACTAGATTAATCGCAGTATTGAATAAGCCTATAGCTGTCGAATATGAATAGTCTCCAGATTGCAGTCCAACTTTATAGACATACGTATCAATTATTTCTGAGGTTGGAAGATTCAAGCTCGTCTGCATTAGGTAAGCTTTTTCATACCCCAAGTTCATAATTCCACCTACCGATAGGATTAAGTTAATAATAATCAGTGGCTTCATTGTTGGTAATTCAATATATCTAATCTTTTGTAAGATCGTTGCTCCATCGATTTCTGCTGCTTCATATAGCTCTGGTGGTACTCCAGATAACACAGCCGTATAGAGTAATGAAGCCCATCCCATACCCTGCCAAATTCCAGAGAAAATATACAATGATCGGAATGAACCTGGATTGGTTAGGAAATTTGGTACATTCATTCCTATTGATTCTAAAATCGAGATAATCGGCCCGGAAGAAGAGAACAGCAAGAATATAATTCCGACAATAATAACGGTCGAAATAAAATTCGGCATATAAAGTATGGTTTGTAATGTACTTTTTATTTTTTGCGACATAATCTGATTAAGCATTAAGGCAATAATTATAGGTGGGAAAAACCCCCATAGAAGTCCATATATAGATAACTTCAACGTGTTTTCTAATAACCGTGAGAAATTGGGCGACGATAGAAAGTTTCTAAAATGCTCCAATCCAACCCACTTACTTCCAGCGATACCTAGAATAGGATTGTAATCTTTAAAAGCTAAAACAATTCCATACATAGGAAAGTATTTAAAAATCAATGTGATTAATACCGCAGGAATCATTAGCATTAATAAATACTTCTGGTTGTTAAGTTTAGTCAAGAACTTATTTCTTTTTTTCGTATTTTTTACTTGCGTCACATTTTTCACTCCTTAATTTGAAACGTTTCATTTTTATATGAAGAACAATTAATTTTATTAATTAGTTGTTCCTCCTTCCATAAACTTGATTGGAAGATTTCTTTGTTCTTTATATTCTGGATTTTTAATTTGCTTCATTAATATTTCAAACGCATTATACGCTATTTCTTTAACAGGTTGAACAATCGTAGATACTTGATAATCTCTTTCGCTACTCAATTTAATACCATCAAAACCAATCAATTGATAATCAACTAAGACTTCCTTATTCATATCCTTTAATTTATCTATAATGTCTAAACCTACAAAATCATTAATAGTGAAGATTCCGTCGATTTCTGTATATTTACTCATCATTAACTTCAAATCATCCGTAAAATCATTATTTGGTTCCAATAAATCGATGATATGATACTTGATTTTATTCTCTACACAATATGATTCAAATCCTTGACGTCTTTTCATCGTTTCGTTAGACATCAAATTATGAGATCCAACAAATAATAATGTTTTTGCTCCTTTTTCATAAAGTGTTTGAGCAGCTAATCTTCCCCCTTTAAAGTTATCACTCGATACGATACTGATATCTTTATTAAAGTGACGGTCAATACTAACAAATGGAAGAGAACTTTCTATATAAGAATCGATATCTCTATAAGTTATAGCAATAATTCCATCAACTTTGTTTTTTCTTAACATTTTAATGTAATTTAATTCAGTTTCTTCATTGTTATTTGAATTACATAAAAAGACATGATAGTCATTTGCTTCCGCAATTTCTTCTAGATAAAAAGCAATCGAAGAAAAGAATGGATGCCAAATAGTTGGTAGAATTAAAGCAATTGTATTTGTATGATTTAATTTAAAGCTTCTAGCTAAATTATTTGTTTCATAATTTAGTTCTTCCACAGCTGAGATAACCTTATTATAGGTGGATTTTTTAACTTTTATCCCATTAAATACATTACTAACACTACCAACACTAACCCCTGCTAGTTTAGCTACATCCTTCATCGTTGCCATGTTTACCCTTCTTTCATTCGTTATTTTCTGCTTTTTCGGCTAATTTATAACAACCTTTTAGCGCAGCCTCATCCCCTAATTTAGGCATTACGATATATGTCTTAATATCGTCAATGTCTAAATAATTTCCAGCTAATTCTTGATACTGATTTTGAACTTTTTCTAGTAATAATTCCTTATTCATGACACCACCACCAAGGATCACTCGCTCAGGACGTAAGGTATACGTTATATTATACACTGCTTGAGCAATATAGTATGCCTCAATATCCCATTCAATACTGTTAGTATCTAAATCTTTCCCTTTGACTCCCGTTCTATGTTCAATTGCTGGTCCACTTGCTAACCCTTCCAAACAAAAGTCATGATAAGGGCAATTTCCGCTTTTTTCTGCGCTACTATGTGGATGAACAATCATATGTCCCATCTCTGGATGGGATGCTCCTCCAATGAATTCACCATTTTGAATAGCTCCTCCACCAACACCCGTTCCAATCGTCACATATACAATACTAGATAGGTCCTCGCCATGTCCGAAGTGATACTCACCATTCGCAGATGCATTAACATCCGTGGTCCAATACATAGGTATATTAAATACTGACTTTAATGTTCCTAAGAAATTGAAATCTTTCCATAATAGCTTTGGTGTATTTGTAATGAATCCATACTTATCAGAATTAATATCACTATCAATTGGCCCAAATGATCCAATCCCTATACTTGAGATTTCTGCTTTATATTTATTGAAAAAATATATAACTTGTTCTAAAGTTTCCTCAGGATTTGTTGTTTCTATACTTATTTTATCCAAGGTCTTATATTCTTTGTTTCCAACTGCACATACAAATTTCGTGCCCCCAGCTTCAATAGCCCCATACAACATTTAACAGCCCCCTTAAAATTTGAAACGTTTCATATTTTTATTATAGAATATTATTTAATTAAGTCAAGGACTTTTGTAAGGGATTTCATTTCTGTTTATCAATGTGTGTTTACAGAAAAATTAAGTATCGTTGATAAATTCTTTTTTTGAAATTTTTAAGTTTAAGTTAGCCACTACTAAAAAATAATGATGGGAATAAAAAGGTGAATCAATTTACGTTCATTCTTACTCCTTCCCATTTTAATTCCTTATAATAAAAAAACGATTGAAGATTTTTTAACTCTTCAATCGTTTAGATATTTTTAATCGGTATCACAATCACTCTACTTTGCCAACACAGCTTCCTTAAACTGAACATTCCCAATCGGATCTGGGATTAGTCCATCCAGATAATCCTGTGTTACATATGCATTACTATAGAAATAAACGGGTATTGCTGGCATCTCTTCCATAAATAACGCCTCTGCTTCAAGAAGATATTCAGTACGTGTCTCTGGATCCGTTTCATTCGCTGCTTTATCTAATAATTCTTTAAATTCTGCATTCTCCCATCCCGTATCATTGCCTCCAGTATCAACGGTTTCGAACATCCCTAAAAATGCGGTCGCATCATTATATCCTGGGCTATATCCCATACGCCCTACTTGATAATCTAACATCGCCATACTCTCCATATGCACTTGCATCTCTTTATTGTCCATCACCGCATTAACACCAAGGTTTTGTTGCCATCCTTCTATAATATATTGGGTCACAATTGAATGAGACTCATTACTATTAGATGATACTTCAAAACTAATCTCACTTGGGTCAGATAGTCCTAACTCTTCCATCCCCACTGCTAAAAACTCTTGCGCTTTAAAGTAATCAGCAACATTCAATTATCCAATTGGATTAGCCCTAACAATCCCTTTATCATTTTTTGTTTTCTTATCTTATAGTTCTTACTACATTCTCCACAGTCCGGCTGACATTCACTCCCGCATCTTCAACCAATGCCTCTAACGTACTCGCCCCCGGAGCCGTGCCAAACACCGCGTCAATGCCTTCTGAATACAACTCTTCGATTCCTTCGCCTATCTTCCCAACTACCGCAATTACTTTTGCTTTGGGGCTCACTTCATTCATTGCTTGAGCAACGCCATACGGTGTCTTGCCAAACTTTGTTTGAAAATCCATAGCGCCCTCACCTGTTAAACACAGATCAACACCTTTTGCCTTCGCTTTAAAGTCTGAATACTCAATCACAATATCAATCCCGCGCTTGAGCTCTGCTTGCGTAAAAGCGAGTAAGCCCGCACCTAATCCACCAGCTGCTCCAGCCCCTGGTAGATGGATGACATCACGCCCGATATCGCGCTTAATGACCCTTGCATAGTACTTTAGATTCGCATTTAGTATATCAATCATCTCAGCGGTTGCGCCTTTTTGAGGCCCAAAAACACTCGATGCACCGTCTGGCCCACATAATGGATTATTCACATCCGATGCGACGATAAAGGTAACATCTTTCAACTTAGGGTGAACTTGTTCCACTCCGATCCGGTCCAACTGGTCCAACGCCCCACCACCGAATTCAATCGGCGACCCGTCAAACTTTAATAATTCATAACCTAACGCTTGTGCCATACCTGCACCTCCGTCATTCGTCGCCGAACCACCTAAGCCAAGTATAATCTGAGTAATACCACGGTTGATTAACTCAACAATCAACTCGCCCGTACCATAAGTTGTAGTTACCAGTGGATTTTGAGTCAAAGCATTCACATGATGTAAGCCACTTGCTTCAGCCATCTCAATCACACCTGTTTTACCATCACCTAATACCCCATAAGTCGCGGTAACTGGGTTCCCTAAAGGTCCTGTGACTTTTGCTTTTAATAACTCCCCATTCGTCGCATCCACTAGTGATTGAACCGTTCCCTCGCCCCCATCGGCCATCGGAACTTGAACAATATCAACATCTGGTAAGACGCGCCTAATTCCCTCTTCCATTGCTTTGCATACCTCTAATGCCGTTAGACTTCCCTTGAACGAATCAGGTGCGAGTAATATTTTGTTGATCATAAGTAACCTCCTTTTATAAAAAATACTGTTTCTAGTGTTTACATTATATCAATATACTTTAAGTAAACAAAAAACTTCTCAAACCAATGGTTACCCACAATTCTGAGAAGTTTCTCACTATCTATCCACTTACATCCCAACAACATCTTCTTCCATTAACCAACCGATCGCTATGCCATTACTTCCTAACAGATATGCCTCTTGCGTGACTTCTTTCTTTTCCATCACATCAAAGGCTAACCCCTTGACCCAGGGTGCCATTCTCTCGCCTGTTTGCCAAGTCGTTGCTCGGTTGGATACGATGACTTTTTCGGTTGGTTTCTTTTCTTCTTTGGCCCATTCTGAATCTAGCCTTTTCAGAGTGCCGACATTCTCTTTCTCAATGCCAATCTTTCTAGCTTCCATTCTTTCTAAGTATTTCGGATAACCTAGTGCTGCATAATCATACTTCGCTCCACCAACCCGAAACAGACCTTTAACCGCCTCTTTAAAGCCTTTCTTACCACTAACCTTATACGTTCCTCCAAGTCTCAGTAAGTAGACCCAATCCTCTAAGAAATCCTCCACAGAAGTGTAGCGAATATAATGTCCACCTTCGTTACTTGGTCGTTGACTACCCTTAGTCTTCTTAATTTGAGGGTTACCGACATAACTATCCGACCACGTCATCCCACCCCAATTATTATCTTTTCTTGAGACGTTGGAACTTCCCCATACCCCTTCAAAGTGCAACATCACAATCAGCAAACTCGGCAAGATATCATATTGCTTAGCTAAAGTTAACACTTTAGCCATATGCGCCTTTGATAACATGGACCCTAAGTAAGTCATGGCTGGTTCTGCTTGGTTGATAGGTTTTCTCACAACATCTAAAAACACTTGGTTGACTTCCTTTTGGACTAACTGCGCGTCATATCCAACCGCAATGAGTTTCCCTATTCGTTCTTGTCCAGAACCCCACTTTCCAGCAATCACTTCTTGAACAATGACTTCAACCGCTTTTTTCACTTCGCCGACAATCTGATACTTGGGTCTGGCGTATCCCATAATTCGCTTATCATTCCATAGGAAAGTATTTCGTTGAACGCGTTCGTTACTATTGCCTTCAATTGTCGTCACCCGGTTATTTTCAACTGACTCGACAAACCCAATGTGATCCGCCCAACCATTCCCATCCCAATCAAAGGTAATAATATCTCCCGCTTTAGGGAACTGCCTGCCTAACCAAATCCCTTTCTCCTTGAATATATCAATATGACGTTGAACACCGCATTCTCGACCAATCAATTCCGTCGCCCCTGCCTTGTCGGCAATCACCGTTACAAAGGCATCACACCAATCATCTGTAAACTTGACCATATACCCCATGGGAACAGGTCTGACTGAATTATAGTCATTAATCAAGCCTTTAAAGCGACTGGTTCCCTCACTCACTCCGATATAACTTTGGGCTACTTTAAGCAGCGACTGTACTGTGACCATCTCCGTTACCTCCATGATAATATTTACTTGATATTTGTAGAATTGTTCCGACAAAGGCTGCGAACATATTAATCGTTGAAACAACTACCTCAGTGCTTGCATATCCATATAACTCACCTAAACTTTGGAACAAGACCGCCACGGCTGGTAGGACAATTAAGACAAACCACTTCAACAAGTCATAGGTCTTGTTAGCTAAACGCATACGATATGATCTCCTTTACTTGGTTGGTTAGTGATAAAGTATCCATCTCTAATGTATGAAGCTTCGTATCATGGATGTTCACGCGTTGGGTTAAGTCGTGAATACCGTGTTTACTCGTTTCAATCTCTGTTTGCATTGTGTCTAGGCGGTTAATTAGATTCTGAATGGATGTAATTAAACTCACCATCTTTGTAATAAGTGTCACGACCGCAATCATTGCTCCTGCTAAACTCCCTAACTCAATAACAGACATATTTCTCCTCCTTTTTTGTAAAAAAATAAGCCCCGCTAATCGGTTTAGCGAGGCAATGAGTTGCAATACTTATGCAGCAATGTAGATATCTTCAACCGTACGGCTAACGTAGCGAGCTCCTACACCTTCAGCATATGAGTCTCCGTTGTCTCCAACGAATATCTCAGCACCAGCGATTGTGTCGATTGCTGATTGAACATCTTGTGATGTTAAGCCTAGTTTAGGGTTACGTAATGTAACTTTCTTGCTTGAGCCTGCTTCGTCTTTGAATAATAATTCTAAGTTATATGTATCTTGCATGAATTGTTCCTCCCTTCTCTCGTTTATTCATGAATATCAAGCCTTGTTACGCAAAAGCATAAGTTTGAACGGCTTGAACTGCTCCGATTGGTTCGTCAATCACACTTTGTAGTGCGTTACGAACTGATTCAACTTCTGCTGGATCCGCATCTTGCGTTAAGTCATTTAACGTCACTGTTGTCTTCTTCTCAGTGATTGGGTCAATGGCAGTTAGTTTTAAACTAGCTGATAAGAACTCTTTGTTCATACTATCTCCTCCTTCTTCATTCGCTCTGTAAGGTTAAGCAACTTACACCCCTATAAACGTAAATCAGAGAGAAAGTGTCACCCCTTATTTTGAAATTAGTTTGAAAGGGGGTCTGAAAGAGTGTCTCGCTTCAAGCTCAGTGGTTAAAAATTAGTTTTTAGTTTGTTGAATCGATCGAAGAACGAATCGTAGTGCGAATCGTGGTACGATTCTTCATTATCATTCTCATTCTCATTCTCATTTTCAATAGCATTATCATTAACATTGTCATTATCATTCATAGGAATTAGTACGACTTTTGTGTTTGCTTTCAGTTACGAGTCGGGGTTTTGGTGGTGAAGAATTTTTAAAAGGTGATGTTAACTCAAAAAAACACAACATTACTTTCATACAGAAAAGTAATGTTGTGTGTTATATTGACTATTTTAGTTTATATTCACATTGTTCTGTTGCATTATATTGAAGTAACTAAATAAACACACTTTATAATTTTATAGACTTGATTCCGAAGTCTAAGTATTCTGGAAAGTTAACATTAGAATAACTTCCCTTTTTTAATAAAAAATCTCTTGCTTCATCACTATCCATTTCATAAATATAGCGTCTATTCATATTAGCTCCTTGTAAATAATATAATACTTATTTCGAACACTCGATACATCAAACAACGAACCTCAGTCTAGTTATACTTTGTAAAAACTAACGCTTGTGTTTATTATCTTTTTGTAAAATTATATAACTTTACAAAAAAACAACCACCCTAATTTATCACTCCATAAATAAGATAAGAATATTATTGCAAATACTTAAACAGTCTACTATCAATTGGCTCTTTAAATTTCAACTCCATCTCAACAACACTCTTGCTCTTACCGTCATCAATAGGCTTATCCACTTGATTTATTGTGTCTACCTTAGGTTGCACCTCACCTAAGTAATAGAAGTCAATTCCTTCATCGTCTGATTTCTTAACGAAGACATGAATTGCCCAATCTTCTGGTCCTTGCATTATTTGAATTTCTGGAGATGTTAATTTACGGCCTGCTTTACTAACCCAGTGCATTGTAGTCTCATCAAGCAAAGCATCCTCATAGGCTATCTCCGCACCTTGAAAGTCTTCCCCTTTATCCAGAGTAACAAAAATAATAAATACTTTTTGTTCATTGTCTCGAACATAACCTCCAATATTTTGATCGACGACTTGTTCTTTCCAGCCTAATAAACGAATTGTATCCCGTCGATAATACTTTTGATAACGTGTTAGTGGCATTGTATGATCAAAATCTTTACTTAATAAATAAGCAGTTTTGAGGACATCCTCAACCAAATCAATGAAGTACTTTGATTTCATTGCAGCAATAAATGGTTCAGTAAGCTTAATTGCATCTCCAACTTCTTCGATTATTTCTGCTCCTTTATAAGCCATCTTCATTGTTCCTGTGTAGAAATCTAATGATAATGTTCTGAGAACCGAATTCACTATTCTGTTTGAATTATTCAATTCAGATTTTTGGAATAGATCAATAACTTCCTCTCTACTCATTCTATAATCTGATGTTTCCATCAATGCCTTTACTAATACGATTTCATGGATCCTTTTACCTGCTATTATTTCTCGGGAAAGGAATTTTAATAGCTTATTATCTATCTCCGATAGCTCAATCTCAGTGTCTTTCATTTTTTTAACAAATTCATGATAATTATCTGAACGGTTCATAATAATCAATGGATCCAGTGTATTCGTTTCTTTAAAATCAGATAATTTTGGTACCCTATTTAGCCGCTCCTTCAACTTAGTGTACGACTTTCTTAATTCTGAGATAGTATCTAATTTCGCTTGATCAATAGAGGCAAAGATTCGTTCTTTAGCTACTTGTTCAAAGTTTATAGAAGACAGTCCTGTGATATAACTCGTCTCAAATGTATCACGTCTTAAGTTGTCTTTATTTCCTGATATATCTCCTGATAATGCCATAGGAATCATATAGTTATTCTTATAATTACCAATGAAGTCTACTATCGTTACAAACTCTTTTGACTTATGTTTACGTAATCCACGTCCCATTTGTTGGATAAAGATAATACTTGATTGCGTATTACGCAACATCACAACTTGATTTACCATTGGGATATCAATACCTTCATTGAAAATATCAACAGTAAAGATATATTCTATCTCTCCATTTTCCAATCGTTCAATCTCATATTCACGTTCTTCGATAGAATGATCACCAGTTAGATGAGATGATCGTATACCAAAGTGGTTAAACCTTTCTGCTAATAACTCAGCTTCATTTTTTCGACTACAAAATACTAAACCACGAACTTTATTACGCGAGACTCCATAATATTTCAACTTATCAATTAAAAATTTTACGCGGTCATTCATCGTAAGGTATTTTAAATCAGTCACCTCTGAAATGACTTCTCCATCTTTTTCGTAGTCGGTGACACCAAAGTAATGGAACGGGCTTAGTAAATCTTCCTCCAATGCTTCTTGAAGCCGAATCTCATGAGCGGTATTGTAATCAAATAATTCAAAAATATTAACCTTATCTGTTCGTTCCGGTGTTGCTGTTACCCCTAGTAGAAATTTAGGTTCAAAGTAGTCTATTGTTTGAATATATGATTTAGCACCAGCTTTATGCACTTCATCGATGAGAATATAATCAAATTCATTTCGATGGAACATCTCTTGATACTCTGGCTTTGAGATAGTTTGAATTGTTGCGAATAGATATTTTGCATCAATTTCTTTTCGATTTCCAGATAGAATGCCGTAATCAGAGCTACTTCCTCCAATAACCCTTTGGAAAGATCGCATTGCGTCCTTTAATATCTGTTCTCTATGAACAATGAACAACATTTTATTGGGCTTCGCATTAAGAACATCAAAAGCAGCAAGATAGGTTTTCCCTGTACCTGTCGCTGATATCACAAGTCCTTTTTGTTCGCCAGATTCTCGTAATGCCTCAAGTTTCGAGAGTGCGACTATTTGCATTTTATTTGGGACAATATAATTTTCATTAAGTGGTGGATCCTTAATAACTATCGCATTATTTATCGCTTCTGGTTGATAATTTTCACGATAGTCTTTTATCCACTCTTTTGTTAAAGGTAGTGCCTGTTCCCACTGTTCTTCTAGATGCTCCTGCATCTGATGAATAATTTCACCATGGTTATATGAAGTCAATCTAACATTCCATTCATAGTTTAACTTTAACGCACTCATTGTTAAATTTGAACTACCTATGATAAAAGAGTAATAATCTTTATGTTCAAATAAGTAACCTTTAGCATGGAAACCACGCTTCTCAGATAATTTCACTTCTAAATTGGGTATTTCCATTAAAGAATCAAAAACATCAGGATTATTGAATTGTAAGTAGGTTGATGTAATCAAACGGCCTTTAATTCCCCGACGATTTAAATCTGATAAGTATGTTTTAATCGCAT contains the following coding sequences:
- a CDS encoding DUF2922 domain-containing protein translates to MQDTYNLELLFKDEAGSSKKVTLRNPKLGLTSQDVQSAIDTIAGAEIFVGDNGDSYAEGVGARYVSRTVEDIYIAA
- a CDS encoding DEAD/DEAH box helicase, producing the protein MDLLEQSLRKAFINRREIGSQYDPKLIINQPEKREFLLNSLQDETEKCISFIFSIAFVTQDGLNAIKTYLSDLNRRGIKGRLITSTYLQFNNPDVFDSLMEIPNLEVKLSEKRGFHAKGYLFEHKDYYSFIIGSSNLTMSALKLNYEWNVRLTSYNHGEIIHQMQEHLEEQWEQALPLTKEWIKDYRENYQPEAINNAIVIKDPPLNENYIVPNKMQIVALSKLEALRESGEQKGLVISATGTGKTYLAAFDVLNAKPNKMLFIVHREQILKDAMRSFQRVIGGSSSDYGILSGNRKEIDAKYLFATIQTISKPEYQEMFHRNEFDYILIDEVHKAGAKSYIQTIDYFEPKFLLGVTATPERTDKVNIFELFDYNTAHEIRLQEALEEDLLSPFHYFGVTDYEKDGEVISEVTDLKYLTMNDRVKFLIDKLKYYGVSRNKVRGLVFCSRKNEAELLAERFNHFGIRSSHLTGDHSIEEREYEIERLENGEIEYIFTVDIFNEGIDIPMVNQVVMLRNTQSSIIFIQQMGRGLRKHKSKEFVTIVDFIGNYKNNYMIPMALSGDISGNKDNLRRDTFETSYITGLSSINFEQVAKERIFASIDQAKLDTISELRKSYTKLKERLNRVPKLSDFKETNTLDPLIIMNRSDNYHEFVKKMKDTEIELSEIDNKLLKFLSREIIAGKRIHEIVLVKALMETSDYRMSREEVIDLFQKSELNNSNRIVNSVLRTLSLDFYTGTMKMAYKGAEIIEEVGDAIKLTEPFIAAMKSKYFIDLVEDVLKTAYLLSKDFDHTMPLTRYQKYYRRDTIRLLGWKEQVVDQNIGGYVRDNEQKVFIIFVTLDKGEDFQGAEIAYEDALLDETTMHWVSKAGRKLTSPEIQIMQGPEDWAIHVFVKKSDDEGIDFYYLGEVQPKVDTINQVDKPIDDGKSKSVVEMELKFKEPIDSRLFKYLQ